A section of the Anabaena cylindrica PCC 7122 genome encodes:
- the hisB gene encoding imidazoleglycerol-phosphate dehydratase HisB: protein MTNNRIATVHRTTGETDIQVTINLDGTGICKAATGIPFLDHMLHQIASHGLFDLDIQAQGDWEIDDHHTNEDVGITLGQALYQALGNKKGIVRFGNFLAPLDEALIQVALDFSGRPHLSYSLEIPTQRVGTYDTQLVREFFVALVNHSQMTLHIRQLDGINSHHIIEATFKAFARAMRMAVEIDPRRAETIPSSKGVL, encoded by the coding sequence ATGACTAACAACCGCATTGCTACAGTTCACCGCACTACTGGGGAAACAGATATTCAAGTTACTATCAATCTTGATGGTACAGGCATCTGTAAGGCTGCTACGGGTATTCCTTTTTTGGATCATATGTTGCATCAAATAGCTTCTCATGGGCTGTTTGATTTAGATATTCAAGCTCAAGGTGACTGGGAAATTGATGATCACCACACTAATGAAGATGTGGGTATTACTTTAGGTCAAGCTTTATATCAAGCACTAGGTAACAAAAAAGGTATTGTCCGCTTTGGTAATTTTCTTGCACCCTTAGATGAAGCTTTAATTCAGGTGGCTTTAGACTTTTCTGGAAGACCTCATCTTAGCTATAGTTTAGAAATTCCTACTCAACGGGTAGGAACTTATGATACTCAATTGGTACGTGAGTTTTTTGTGGCATTGGTAAATCATAGCCAAATGACCTTGCATATTCGCCAGTTAGATGGTATAAATTCACATCATATTATTGAAGCAACTTTTAAAGCTTTTGCTAGAGCCATGCGAATGGCAGTAGAAATAGATCCCCGACGTGCGGAGACTATTCCTAGTTCTAAAGGTGTTTTATAA
- a CDS encoding ABC transporter ATP-binding protein translates to MNSVADTPEPQLNPLEQPPVVLTSELRKVYRTGFWLNQKVVSLKSCSLQVYPGQTFGLLGPNGAGKTTLLKLLLGIIRPSSGRGLLLGKPIGDRSVKQKIGYLPENPYLYDYLTGWEFLQLAAGLFQIPRQLQRQRIPQLLELVGLSQVDARKKLMRRYSKGMLQRVGMAQALINDPDLVFLDEPMSGLDPLGRYQMREIILSLKAAGKTIFFNSHVLSEVEQICDRVAILNQGELICSGSLNELLGTENSYHVKGLGGDGATLKKRIPDLEFKPDGSWHGILQDDYYDFLASLRLMGGEIITMNLSRQSLEEFFIQQIQKQNH, encoded by the coding sequence ATGAATTCTGTTGCCGACACCCCTGAACCTCAACTTAATCCTTTAGAACAACCACCAGTAGTCCTAACTTCTGAGTTGCGAAAAGTCTATCGTACTGGGTTTTGGCTGAATCAAAAAGTTGTATCCCTCAAAAGTTGTTCTTTACAAGTTTATCCAGGGCAAACCTTTGGTTTACTAGGCCCTAATGGTGCTGGTAAAACTACGCTGTTAAAACTGTTGCTGGGAATTATCCGTCCTTCTTCTGGGAGGGGTTTATTATTAGGTAAGCCAATTGGCGATCGCTCTGTGAAGCAAAAGATTGGTTATTTGCCAGAGAATCCCTATTTATACGACTATCTGACTGGGTGGGAATTTTTGCAGTTAGCAGCGGGGTTATTCCAAATTCCCCGTCAGTTACAACGTCAACGCATTCCCCAACTGCTGGAATTAGTTGGTTTATCTCAAGTTGATGCTCGTAAAAAGCTGATGCGCCGTTATTCTAAGGGTATGCTTCAGCGTGTTGGCATGGCTCAGGCATTAATTAATGATCCCGATTTGGTATTTCTGGATGAACCCATGTCTGGACTTGATCCTTTAGGACGTTACCAAATGCGAGAAATTATTCTTTCTTTGAAAGCTGCTGGAAAAACAATATTTTTCAACAGTCATGTTTTGAGTGAAGTGGAACAAATATGCGATCGCGTAGCTATCCTAAATCAAGGAGAATTAATTTGCTCTGGTTCTCTCAATGAACTCTTAGGCACAGAAAACTCATATCATGTTAAAGGTCTAGGGGGCGATGGAGCAACTCTCAAAAAAAGGATACCCGATCTAGAATTTAAGCCTGATGGTTCTTGGCACGGCATATTACAAGATGATTACTATGATTTTCTGGCCAGTCTCCGGTTAATGGGAGGCGAAATCATTACCATGAACTTATCTCGTCAATCTCTAGAGGAATTCTTTATCCAGCAGATCCAAAAACAAAATCATTAA
- a CDS encoding SLBB domain-containing protein — protein sequence MLNIHLWKIFTHSTTAVVLLTTVNIALPSVSLAQQQPVSSSSISTDYLLGGGDRIRVNVFEVPEYTGEYQVPPGGAINMPLIGSISVLGLTTEQASDEIARRYARFLKRPLISVNLLSSRPINVFVAGEVTRPGSYTLSLEGSGGDSPGVQYPTVLAALTTAQGVTLAADVTKVQLRRKIGRSGEQVVSFNLKELTQTGRISQDITLRDGDTIVVPTATDFNVAEARNLFATNYAASQSSPRTVAITGQVYRPGSYLVTSGTTGGNDGGAPGTGLPTVMRAIQLAGGITSQADVRSIKIRRPTRIGSEQSLNVNLWELLQTGDLNQDVVLQDGDTIVVPTATDINTAEATQLATTTLSPAKIQVGVVGEVKKPGLTDLQPNSSLNQALLAAGGFNDARASSAAVDLIRLNPNGTVSKRIVKIDFSKEINEETNPILRNNDVVVVSRSGIAKTSDTVNTVAGPFGTILGIVRLFFGF from the coding sequence ATGCTTAATATACATTTGTGGAAAATTTTCACCCATTCAACTACGGCTGTAGTTTTATTAACGACTGTCAATATCGCTTTACCATCTGTTAGTCTAGCGCAGCAACAACCAGTATCATCTTCGAGTATATCTACAGATTACTTATTAGGGGGTGGCGATCGCATTCGCGTCAATGTATTTGAAGTACCAGAATATACAGGTGAATACCAAGTTCCCCCAGGTGGTGCGATTAATATGCCCTTAATTGGCAGCATCTCCGTTCTGGGATTAACAACAGAACAGGCATCTGACGAAATAGCCAGAAGATATGCTCGTTTTCTTAAACGTCCCCTGATATCTGTGAATTTGTTATCATCTCGTCCCATCAATGTTTTTGTAGCCGGAGAAGTAACAAGACCAGGATCTTACACTCTCAGCTTAGAAGGAAGTGGGGGAGACAGTCCAGGTGTACAATATCCGACGGTATTAGCTGCCCTGACTACAGCCCAAGGGGTAACACTAGCAGCAGATGTAACCAAAGTACAATTACGCCGTAAAATAGGACGTTCCGGTGAGCAAGTTGTCAGTTTTAACTTGAAAGAACTCACTCAAACGGGCAGGATATCGCAAGATATTACCCTACGAGATGGAGACACTATCGTTGTCCCCACTGCTACGGATTTCAATGTTGCTGAAGCCCGCAATTTATTCGCCACTAACTATGCAGCTAGTCAAAGCTCACCCCGCACTGTAGCCATTACAGGTCAAGTTTACCGTCCCGGTTCCTATCTTGTCACTTCAGGAACTACTGGTGGTAATGATGGTGGAGCGCCGGGAACTGGTTTACCGACTGTCATGCGAGCAATTCAACTAGCTGGGGGAATTACATCACAAGCAGATGTTCGTAGTATTAAAATCCGTCGTCCTACAAGAATTGGCTCAGAACAAAGCTTAAATGTTAATCTCTGGGAGTTATTGCAGACCGGGGATCTGAATCAAGATGTAGTATTGCAAGATGGAGACACAATCGTTGTTCCCACGGCCACAGATATCAACACAGCCGAAGCCACTCAATTAGCTACCACTACTTTGTCACCGGCAAAAATTCAAGTTGGGGTAGTAGGAGAAGTTAAAAAACCTGGATTAACAGATTTACAACCCAATAGCTCTTTAAATCAGGCATTACTTGCCGCTGGTGGGTTTAATGATGCTAGAGCTAGTAGTGCTGCGGTAGATTTAATTCGCCTCAATCCTAATGGGACTGTATCCAAACGCATAGTCAAAATAGATTTCTCAAAAGAAATTAATGAGGAAACCAATCCCATACTTCGCAATAATGATGTTGTTGTAGTCAGCCGTTCTGGTATTGCTAAAACCAGTGATACAGTCAATACTGTAGCTGGTCCTTTCGGTACTATTTTGGGTATTGTTAGGTTGTTTTTTGGATTCTAG
- the psbC gene encoding photosystem II reaction center protein CP43, protein MVTLSNRSSVIGGGRDLESSGFAWWSGNARLINLSGKLLGAHVAHAGLIVFWAGAMTLFEVAHFIPEKPMYEQGLILLPHIATLGWGVAAGGEVIDTFPYFVAGVLHLISSAVLGFGGIYHAVRGPETLEEYSSFFGYDWKDKNKMTNIIGFHLIILGCGALLLVLKAMFFGGVYDTWAPGGGDVRVITNPTLNPAVIFGYLIKSPFGGEGWIVSVDNMEDVIGGHIWIALICISGGIWHIFTKPFAWARRAFIWSGEAYLSYSLGALSLMGFIASTMVWYNNTVYPSEFFGPTGPEASQAQALTFLIRDQRLGANVGSAQGPTGLGKYLMRSPTGEIIFGGETMRFWDFRGPWLEPLRGPNGLDLEKVKNDIQPWQARRAAEYMTHAPLGSLNSVGGVATEINSFNYVSPRAWLATSHFVLGFFFLIGHLWHAGRARAAAGGFEKGIDRETEPVMFMNDLD, encoded by the coding sequence GTGGTAACGCTCTCTAATAGATCATCAGTTATTGGCGGTGGCCGGGACCTAGAATCAAGCGGTTTTGCTTGGTGGTCTGGTAACGCTCGTTTAATTAACCTATCTGGTAAACTGCTTGGCGCTCACGTAGCCCATGCTGGTTTAATCGTCTTCTGGGCTGGAGCAATGACTTTATTTGAAGTTGCTCACTTTATCCCAGAAAAGCCCATGTACGAACAGGGCTTGATTCTTCTACCTCACATCGCCACTTTAGGTTGGGGCGTTGCCGCAGGTGGTGAAGTTATCGACACCTTTCCCTACTTTGTTGCTGGTGTACTGCACTTAATTTCCTCTGCCGTACTGGGTTTCGGCGGTATCTATCATGCCGTTCGGGGCCCAGAAACCTTAGAAGAGTACTCCTCTTTCTTTGGTTACGACTGGAAAGACAAGAACAAGATGACCAACATCATCGGCTTCCACCTGATCATCTTGGGATGTGGTGCGCTGCTGTTAGTGCTGAAGGCTATGTTCTTCGGTGGTGTATACGACACTTGGGCTCCCGGTGGTGGTGATGTTCGTGTCATTACCAACCCTACACTCAACCCAGCGGTGATATTTGGTTATTTAATCAAATCTCCCTTCGGTGGAGAAGGCTGGATTGTTAGCGTCGATAACATGGAAGATGTTATCGGTGGTCACATCTGGATTGCCTTAATTTGTATTTCTGGCGGTATTTGGCACATCTTTACCAAGCCTTTCGCTTGGGCGCGTCGTGCTTTTATCTGGTCTGGTGAAGCTTACCTGTCTTATAGCTTAGGCGCTTTATCCTTGATGGGATTTATTGCCTCAACTATGGTTTGGTACAACAACACCGTTTACCCTAGTGAATTCTTTGGTCCTACTGGTCCTGAAGCTTCTCAAGCTCAAGCTTTAACCTTCTTGATTCGTGACCAACGCTTAGGTGCTAACGTCGGTTCTGCTCAAGGCCCCACAGGTCTAGGTAAATACCTAATGCGCTCACCTACCGGTGAAATTATCTTCGGTGGTGAAACCATGCGCTTCTGGGATTTCCGTGGCCCTTGGTTAGAGCCTCTGCGTGGTCCTAACGGTCTTGATCTAGAAAAAGTCAAGAACGATATTCAGCCTTGGCAAGCTCGTCGTGCTGCTGAATACATGACTCATGCTCCTCTGGGTTCTTTGAACTCTGTAGGTGGTGTGGCTACTGAAATCAACTCTTTTAACTATGTATCTCCCCGTGCGTGGTTAGCTACCTCTCACTTTGTGTTAGGTTTCTTTTTCCTCATCGGTCACTTGTGGCACGCAGGACGCGCTCGTGCGGCTGCTGGTGGTTTTGAAAAAGGTATTGACCGCGAGACTGAGCCAGTTATGTTTATGAATGACCTTGACTAA
- the psbD gene encoding photosystem II D2 protein (photosystem q(a) protein) has product MTIAVGRAPSRGWFDVLDDWLKRDRFVFVGWSGILLFPCAFLALGGWLTGTTFVTSWYTHGLASSYLEGANFLTVAVSTPANSMGHSLLLLWGPEAQGDLTRWFQLGGLWPFVALHGAFGLIGFMLRQFEIARLVGIRPYNALAFSGPIAVFVSVFLMYPLGQSSWFFAPSFGVAAIFRFLLFLQGFHNWTLNPFHMMGVAGILGGALLSAIHGATVENTLFDDGEGSNTFPAFNPTQAEETYSMVTANRFWSQIFGIAFSNKRWLHFFMLFVPVTGLWMASVGIVGLALNLRAYDFVSQELRAAEDPEFETFYTKNILLNEGIRAWMAPQDQPHEQFVFPEEVLPRGNAL; this is encoded by the coding sequence ATGACCATCGCAGTTGGACGCGCCCCGAGTAGAGGGTGGTTTGACGTATTAGACGACTGGTTAAAGCGCGATCGCTTCGTATTCGTAGGTTGGTCAGGAATATTATTATTTCCCTGCGCCTTCCTCGCACTAGGCGGTTGGCTGACCGGTACAACCTTCGTCACCTCCTGGTACACCCACGGATTAGCATCCTCCTATTTAGAAGGAGCTAACTTCCTCACAGTAGCAGTATCCACACCAGCCAACAGCATGGGACATTCCCTGTTGTTACTCTGGGGACCTGAAGCTCAAGGAGACCTAACCCGTTGGTTTCAACTAGGTGGCCTATGGCCATTCGTAGCATTACACGGAGCCTTTGGTCTAATTGGCTTCATGTTGCGTCAATTTGAAATCGCCAGACTAGTAGGAATTCGTCCTTACAACGCACTAGCATTCTCAGGACCAATTGCCGTTTTCGTCAGCGTCTTCTTGATGTACCCCTTGGGACAATCAAGCTGGTTCTTTGCACCCAGCTTTGGTGTAGCAGCAATCTTCCGGTTCTTACTATTCCTGCAAGGGTTCCACAACTGGACACTCAACCCCTTTCACATGATGGGTGTAGCGGGAATCTTAGGTGGAGCATTACTGTCGGCGATTCACGGAGCCACAGTAGAAAACACCCTGTTTGATGACGGCGAAGGTTCCAACACCTTCCCTGCATTCAACCCCACCCAAGCTGAAGAAACCTACTCAATGGTGACAGCAAACCGTTTCTGGTCACAGATTTTCGGTATTGCTTTCTCTAACAAACGTTGGTTGCACTTCTTCATGTTGTTCGTACCAGTCACAGGCTTATGGATGGCATCTGTAGGCATCGTTGGCTTGGCACTCAACCTGCGGGCTTATGACTTCGTTTCCCAAGAATTACGGGCAGCAGAAGACCCAGAGTTTGAAACTTTCTATACCAAAAATATTTTGCTGAACGAGGGTATCCGCGCTTGGATGGCTCCTCAAGATCAACCCCACGAACAATTTGTATTCCCTGAGGAGGTATTACCTCGTGGTAACGCTCTCTAA